A genomic region of Mus musculus strain C57BL/6J chromosome 7, GRCm38.p6 C57BL/6J contains the following coding sequences:
- the Sct gene encoding secretin isoform 2 preproprotein (isoform 2 preproprotein is encoded by transcript variant 2): MEPPLPTPMLLLLLLLLSSSAALPAPPRTPRHSDGMFTSELSRLQDSARLQRLLQGLVGKRSEQDTENIPENSLARSKPLEDQLCLLWSNTQTLQDWLLPRLSLDGSLSLWLPPGPRSAVDRSEWTETTRPPR, translated from the exons ATGGAGCCTCCGCTGCCCACGCCGATGctactgctgttgctgctgctgctctccagTTCCGCCGCGCTCCCTGCACCTCCCAG GACCCCAAGACACTCAGACGGAATGTTCACCAGCGAGCTCAGCCGCTTGCAGGACAGTGCCAGGCTGCAGCGCCTGCTGCAGGGTCTGGTGGGGAAGCGCAG cgAGCAGGACACAGAAAATATCCCAGAGAACAGCCTGGCCCGGTCCAAGCCCTTAGAGGACCAGCTCTGCTTGCTGTGGTCGAACACTCAGACCCTACAGGACTG GCTTCTGCCCAGGCTGTCCCTGGATGGGTCCCTGTCTCTCTGGCTGCCTCCTGGACCAAGGTCTGCTGTTGATCGTTCAGAGTGGACTGAAACAACCAGGCCACCCAGATGA
- the Sct gene encoding secretin isoform 1 precursor (isoform 1 precursor is encoded by transcript variant 1): MEPPLPTPMLLLLLLLLSSSAALPAPPRTPRHSDGMFTSELSRLQDSARLQRLLQGLVGKRSEQDTENIPENSLARSKPLEDQLCLLWSNTQTLQDCPLSFHRLLPRLSLDGSLSLWLPPGPRSAVDRSEWTETTRPPR, translated from the exons ATGGAGCCTCCGCTGCCCACGCCGATGctactgctgttgctgctgctgctctccagTTCCGCCGCGCTCCCTGCACCTCCCAG GACCCCAAGACACTCAGACGGAATGTTCACCAGCGAGCTCAGCCGCTTGCAGGACAGTGCCAGGCTGCAGCGCCTGCTGCAGGGTCTGGTGGGGAAGCGCAG cgAGCAGGACACAGAAAATATCCCAGAGAACAGCCTGGCCCGGTCCAAGCCCTTAGAGGACCAGCTCTGCTTGCTGTGGTCGAACACTCAGACCCTACAGGACTG TCCCCTCTCCTTCCACAGGCTTCTGCCCAGGCTGTCCCTGGATGGGTCCCTGTCTCTCTGGCTGCCTCCTGGACCAAGGTCTGCTGTTGATCGTTCAGAGTGGACTGAAACAACCAGGCCACCCAGATGA
- the Sct gene encoding secretin isoform 3 precursor (isoform 3 precursor is encoded by transcript variant 3): MEPPLPTPMLLLLLLLLSSSAALPAPPRTPRHSDGMFTSELSRLQDSARLQRLLQGLVGKRRTQKISQRTAWPGPSP; encoded by the exons ATGGAGCCTCCGCTGCCCACGCCGATGctactgctgttgctgctgctgctctccagTTCCGCCGCGCTCCCTGCACCTCCCAG GACCCCAAGACACTCAGACGGAATGTTCACCAGCGAGCTCAGCCGCTTGCAGGACAGTGCCAGGCTGCAGCGCCTGCTGCAGGGTCTGGTGGGGAAGCGCAG GACACAGAAAATATCCCAGAGAACAGCCTGGCCCGGTCCAAGCCCTTAG